Genomic window (Rhododendron vialii isolate Sample 1 chromosome 4a, ASM3025357v1):
aattttggaaaaatatgttcaaaattcaaatgagagttttggggaaaaaatatttaaactgttttctgaaaacaaaatttaaaaattgtagTAGAAAAGTCAAAGAGCAAAGCCTTAAGCGTTTAATTGGATATAAGTTCCAAACAATGTATGTTGCGATGTTGGTGACAGGCCCTTTGATGGGGAGTTTGCTATTTCTCCCCTTGGGATATGGCCTAATCCGTGCGCTGGCACCTCATACCCCCTTTGAAGTGGTTTGGATTCTCTCCCAACACAATCATTACCTAAACTCCAGGGCAATACCAACTGGATTATAAAACTGCTAAAACCTTCATATATTCTGATTCTATTTGCAGTGTTTTGTGTGTGATTGCTGTTGTATGGTAGTCTTATACTGGGATCATAATGGTATATTTGTGTTGAAATTGTTGGAAATGATATCTCTAGACTTtgcttcattttcttgtttcacCATGTTAGTCAAGCTCATGGGACTGGGGGAAATCCTAGAACGTATTACATGTTTCCATTCGAGTAAACATTTGACATAATATTATTATTGCTGTCACTTATTACTTGGTATATCTGTATTGAAACCCTGTTATTAGTGCGTTTAGCTTATGATTGTAGTACTTTCACCTTGGAGGAAGTTACGTGTTAACCTATGAGCTGTGCGCAGGTGTATTAGGACTACAGTATGGCTTCCGGACAACTCTTCTCCCGAACTACACAAGCATTATTCTACAATTACAAACAACTACCCATCCAACGGATGCTTGATTTTGACTTCCTATGTGGTATGCATAATTTCTTGCATTTTTGTACATTTCACAatctatatttttcttgttgaatTGGTTTTCATAAAACATACTTAAATCTCTTGTATTTTCAGGGAGAGAAACACCTTCAGTTGCTGGAATTGTCAATCCTGGTTCTGAGGGTTTTCAGAAACTCTTTTTTGGTCAGGAGGAAATTGCTATCCCTGTACATTCAGCGTATGTACATACACCTGCTCCTCAGGAGCTACAACgggattttattttgtttagtgaGATTGTCTAGCATGCATGGCCATAATTATCTGTCGGCCTTGTCCATCCAAAGACAAATAGCGCGCAATATGTTTAGAAACAAGTATTTGTGCTTCAATAATTGATCGTTGCAACTGGTTTAGTTATCAAGTGGGAATATGATAAACAACACCCTAATCAGTATTTTCTGAGTtaagattttcttttcttcattttgattCTTCATTGTACCCCCCAGTGTTGAGGCTGCTTGCGCTGCACATCCTACTGCAGATGTTTTCATAAACTTCGCATCATACAGAAGGTCAGTCCTCACTTCTCTTGTACTGTTGTGGTCAGAAGCAGCACCTTTATTGAGTTCAATACTGATATTGGGTTTTGTTTTGCAGTGCTGCTGCTTCATCTATGGCAGCTCTTAAACAGCCAACCATTAGAGTAGTGGCTATAATAGCTGAAGGCGTTCCTGAGTCGGACACCAAGCAGTTGATTGCTTACGCAAAGGCAAATAACAAGGTAAAGAAATGATGCAAAGTCTGTATTTGTATGTGTGTTTTGAAGCATGACAAGTTTATAAGGAGATAGAAAGGGCAATGCTCAGTTCATAAATGTAACATACAATTGTTACTTCTGTTTGGCAGTTCATCTTCTttctagattttctttttagtcTGGTCATACGTTGATCTTATGTTGTAGTGATGTTGTACACAGGTTGTTATTGGCCCAGCCACTGTTGGAGGTATTCAAGCTGGAGCTTTTAAGATTGGTGACACTGCTGGAACACTCGATAATATCATTCAATGCAAGCTTTACAGGCCTGGATCTGTGGGTTTTGTCTCCAAATCAGTGCGTAATCTTTCCAATGCTTGCCCcgctttcttttgttgacatgCACATAAATCGTAATATGGCAACCCAATGTCTAAATACACTCTATCAACCAGCTTACAGGCCTGGATCTGTGGGTTTTGTCTCCAAATCAGTGCGTAATCTTTCCAATGCTTGCCCcgctttcttttgttgacatacACATAAATCCTAATATGGCATCCCAATGTCTAAATACACTCTATCAACCAGCTGTATGTGAAACTCAAAGATATTTCTGGCAAAAGTATTGGGTATTTGAAACTTTCTTGTGTTTCCGTTAATAATGCACTACTAATCATCAACTTGTGGAaagaaaagatgaaggaccTGTAACTATAAATATTGATAAAATTGCATGAGGTTCATGGTCACATTTCACATTCCAGGCTCATATTTGAGTCATATAATGTAAAGTCGAGTTCTATTTTTATAGTGGTGGAGACttgagcttcttctttttttcccctgttgTTTAACTTCTTAAGCTTCTGTGCATGAATAGAAATTTATTGCCCCTGGTTGGAGTTTCATCTGGCAGACTAGAAACCCAGACATCTTATTTATGTGTTCATTAGTAACAGATTTATTTTGTTCAACTACAGGGTGGCATGTCCAATGAATTGTATAATTCGATTGCCCGTGTAACAGATGGAATTTAtgaaggtatctctctctctctctctctctctctctctctctctctctctctctctctctctctctctctctctctctctctctctctctcatgcgcATGCACGCATGGATGGTATTTTCATGTACCTTAATGACAGGATAAAATTCCGGTACTGTTTTGGAAATCTTTTAGGTATTGCAATTGGAGGAGATGTGTTTCCTGGCTCAACACTTTCTGACCATGTTCTGCGGTTTAACAACATCCCACAGGTACACATCATTTAAATGGTCTcagaaatgaaaaaatttcTTCTTCCTACTGCTGCTGTCCAGTGAAAAAGGTCCTTATATTATTATTACCCTACGACTGAAGATAAACCTGACAGATTTTCAACAATACTAAGGGCATCTCCTTAAGCCAAGTTTATTATAACAAATTTTCGAACTGTGAATTATTGAAAGAGAAGTTGTCATGGAGTTTGTTGTTTTACTTCCCTGCTTTTCTTTTTAGGCTGGTCCCATACCTTTTCTGACCTGATTTTCTGATTAACTGACTTAGATTAAAATGGTGGTTGTGCTCGGGGAACTTGGTGGCCGTGATGAGTATTCCCTTGTGGAAGCCCTGAAACAGGGGAAAATTAGCAAACCTGTGGTTGCTTGGGTCAGTGGAACTTGTGCACGGCTCTTCAAGTCCGAAGTACAATTTGGTCATGCGGTAAGCTATTGCTGGATTACCTTGGATTGAatgtatcttcttttttttctctttttttttatgtggtGTGATTTTTAGGGTGGTATTTTGAGTGACAATACGTgggaaaaaccctaattttgctCGATTTTGTCTAAATCAGGGAGCCAAGAGTGGGGGTGAGATTGAATCTGCACAAGCAAAGAATCAGGCACTTCGGGATGCTGGAGCTGTTGTCCCTACTTCATATGAAGCATTTGAAGGTGCAATTAAAGAAACATTTGAGAAGCTGGTAAGCTTTTGCATCTCTTATCCCATTTCGGCCTTTATGTGGGTAATCTTCCCCACCACCATTTTAGCAATCgtttgctcacattctgctagGCTGAGGAAGGAAAGATTTCTCCTGTAAAAGAAGTTAAGCCTCCACAAATCCCTGAGGATCTTAACACTGCTATTAAGAGTGGAAAAGTCCGAGCTCCAACTCATATTATTTCTACAATATCCGATGACAGAGGTATGATCTGGACCTTTATATTTGTTTCATCTAGGCTACTTGAAGGAACCAGTCCTGAACTTCACTTTTAACTGGAAATAAGTCTGTTAGATTTgactttttctctctatttgcaGGTGAAGAGCCATGCTACGCTGGTGTCCCAATGTCTTCCATTGTTGAACAGGGGTATGGGGTGGGTGATGTTATTTCCCTGTTGTGGTTCAAACGCAGCCTCCCCCGTTACTGCACAAAGTTTATTGAGGTCTGATTTTCCTCCTAATTACATGTGCTGTGAAAACAAAAATCCTTCTAAttgcttttctaatttttgaatGAATTATTCATCGGCTTCTAAAAGAGATTTTGTAGACTGCTATATCTCACTCTCATATGCGACTTTTCCAGATCTGCATAATGTTATGTGCTGACCATGGTCCCTGTGTGTCTGGTGCTCATAACACCATAGTAACTGCAAGGGCAGGAAAAGATCTCGTGTCCAGCCTTGTTGCAGGTAAGCTATGAAGATGTGTTAGCCAAATTATGTTTTTTCCAGGGGCTGTTTTCAAAATGGGCACAGCTGAAATGTCTTTTCGAAACAGGTTTGCTAACAATTGGTCCCCGATTTGGTGGGGCTATTGATGATGCGGCCCGATACTTTAAGGAAGCTTATGACAAGGTTAGTTCTGATGAGTGTTTTACCTGGTACAAAAGAATACACACGCTGTTGGATTAGCTAATGGTTTCTGAATCTAATATGTTATCACAttgttgtgctttggcagggcaATTCTCCATATGAGTTTGTGGAGAATATGAAAAAGAAGGGCATTCGTGTGCCTGGAATTGGCCACAGGTATAAAGCTTCTTCACTTAGCGACTGTTATTTTCCAATTGGGGCCAATGTAAAATTTCTGATCTCCAAGTCCCACTTTGTTGGCCAATTTTTTACTATTCCGGATATCTCAGAAAAATATATACTCTATTTGATTGGTTTccagatgattttgaaaaactttCTTCAaacttattgagatcttttgattagtgaaaaaaaaagagaaacaaaatacCAGGAAGTACATCTTTTGATTGGATTTTAGGgcacaacaaaatgaaatggAGGGAATACTAtgatttcaagctcaaatatccAGCATTCTTAATTTTTCATCCTTTATTCTACTAGTTAAATCTAAGTTCAATGACTAATTTTTACCTTTTTCGTGGAAAAGGATCAAGAGAGGTGACAACAGAGATAAGAGAGTAGAGTTGCTCCAGCTATTCGCACGTACTAATTTCCCTTCAGTCAAGTACATGGAATATGCTGTTCAAGTAGAAACCTACACTCTCTCCAAGTCAAATAACCTGGTCCTTAACGTTGACGGTGCCATTGGGTCCCTTTTCTTGGATCTTCTTGCTGGCAGTGGTATGTTCACCAAGCCAGAGATTGATGAGATTGTTGAGATTGGTTATCTCAATGGGCTCTTCGTGTTGGCACGCTCCATCGGTTTGATTGGGTGAGTTGGCTAACTCTTAAGAATCAGTTTGAACACAGAGAAAAAGATTTACATATATGAAAAGAACAAATAAAGAGGATCCCTTTATCTCCACCATTTGGCTGGGTACTTAATGCTTTCTACCTAATGCAATGGGGGTGAGAGGATCCCTTTATGCACTTGGCTGAGTGGCTCTGGAATTTGTAGAGGGCATTGCCGAAGGaaaggagaaaacaaaaggaattaTCTTTACAAATTGCTTTGTTTCCCTTCCATAAGTACCTCCATAAATTCTAGATGCAAACGTACCTACAACCCATTTTGTTCAAGAGATATGATGAGCAATGATAATTGAGGGGAAATGAAGCCCCTCAACGCTTTCAGATTGTGAGAAATTgcaagaaaggaagagaaatggtaCACCAATCACATTCCATTTCTCCCTAAAACTGGTGGGCCTTGATTAGAAACACCaacaatatattttcttttctcactgCAATCGAAACAGACTGTAAGAGCTGTGTTTCTCAGTTTTTTTGTATGACATTGCGCTGAccatttccccccccccccccccccccccccccccctcattTTCTGGAATTTGCAGGCATACCTTCGACCAGAAGAGATTGAAGCAGCCACTATACCGTCACCCGTGGGAGGATGTTCTCTACACTAAGTGAAAAGTTTCTCAGTTCCAACGGGGTGAATAATTTCCCAGTTCCAACTCACACATTTCCTTTCGAAGTTTCGATCATGCCAGCTATCTGGGGTGATTGTTTAGTCTTTAGATTAGTCTCTGTATTGCTAGTGCCAGAAAGAACTCCATTTTGTTGGCTTCAATGAAAGTCGTAACAGGGTATCTCTCCGTTgtcatttatttatttgagGAAAAATGAGTTCACTTTTTCAGAAGGATAAAGCATGGTACACTTGGGTGTACCGTAGAGATGTTATGCATTTTTAACGCTTGCTATTCAATTTTTTAGCATATGTTATGTAATATTGTTTTTAGTTACGCAAGGATGTACCTTGAAAGTATATGGTCCTCATAGTTTTCAAGCATGACACGCATATTTTTGGCGCATGGTATGCGTATTTTGGATGCATAGTATACATGTATTGTGGTTCATCAGACACAGGTTTACATGTGTTTCTGTTCATCAGTCGCGCATTCTTATAGTATCAATTATGCATCTTTTAGGTTAAGTTACAAACAGAAGTTTACGATAAAGTATTTTTGGTTAGTTACACAGTTTTTGATagtattatttatgttttttttttgtgttagttACTCATTATTTTggttaccaaatttttttaaattacaccATGGGATTCTCCTTTCCAGAATCTTATGTTTCTGCCCACAGCGTGGGTAAGTTGTTCATTTTTTAGTATACGGGCACGTGAAAGTGAAACTTTGTGCATTCAAATGGACCACAGGTCTGTTTTTTCCTTGTATATGCACATCAAAAATTGCGATATGCTGGCATATTCTGCActcaagaaaaaatatattcctTTTCTCatatggggagaaaagtagaaCCTCCGCAATTTGATGGGGCATTTTCAGGTTAGAACTTTCAAAATGTCAGCTAAGTTTCTTCTCGTTTTCGATTATTCTCGTCTAGACGAATGTGTAAAACAATGAACAGGTATATGCAAATGTGAAAAACAACAcatatgcaaaagaaaaaagagttcgaaaaataaaacaaatggaGTAATATAATTGTGTTGAAATAAAAGTGATGGTCAGTGCAACACAGCAACTCTGTGATGGTAACTCAAAGGAATTTAGCCAAGTGGGTAtgagaaaataaatactaaGAACATCCTCATCTCCCTCTCTATTCCTCTTCTTCTAGTAGAATAGCGGGCAAAATACTGGAAAGTGAGCAGCACCAGTCTCGTGGCCTTCCACTCTACTTTGCAAATTTTGTAGTTTTGCTACACTTGCTTGTTACAAGAGGTGAGGCTTGTTCTTATTTTATTGTTTCGTCCTTCAAATTAACCTGTGGACCAAAGTAGAAAGCCAAATCCACCAAAATTGCATGCCTCAGACTCGCCTTTTCTTCCCTTCAAAGTAGCTTTGCTGCAGGTCCTCATTTGAAGAAATGAGGAACTGTTCACTCGTGTAGACATATTTTAATAGTTTTATTGTATATTTAGTtttaagactctcttagggtactCATTGAAAAACCTTAGAGCTATAAATTCATGGGAGAATTACCAGACAGAGGTGTAAGGAAGGCTTAATTGCCACTTTCTTGGGCTACACTTTCAAAATGACTCATACACGGTAAGAAGCCTTTTAATGACAAATACATGGTAACCATAACCCCGGTGGAATAGTTGGGACAATTTtcccaaatcaaacccaaattaaTATCGTTTTTTCCCAACAAAACCTAAATCAGTGGAAGTAATACAAATTCACATATTTTGATTGAAATTACAAGATCCACGATTCAGTTCATGTAAATCAAACCCACAGTCAATACCCACGATTTTCAAATATCAATTCTTGCCTTCTTGGAGATGTGTTTTCGACTGTTTCCATTATAGAACTCATAAAGTTTGGCTGATACAAGAACATAGAGATGGATTGGTCCTTTGGATATATATGATTGGAATAGATGGGTTTCCATCAAAACTGGAAAATCgggtagagagagaggtgggtgcAGTTGGtgagagatggagaaaatgcTGATTGTGGGAGAAAAATTGGGGCTAGGGCTTGGAAGTGATATATAAAGGAGGATATAATTGACATTTCAACTTGGCACACCATGTCATCGTGAATATTTTACCTCTTATCATGGGATGAGTGATTTCAAAAGTGGAGACCATGAATTGGAGATATGACCTGGTCTACACCTCTGTTCGGTAATTCTCCCAAAATTCAATATgatcatttaaaataaaatgattagaaaaataagatcttcgcaccggttcaaacagattaaaaattggagagaCTGGAGGAATACTCTTAACTATTTGTCTTTTATGAGGTTGCAATTTGGGTTTACTGGAGGAATACTCTTGACTATttgtcttttgtcttttataAGGTTGCAATTTGTGTTCATTGAAGAATTTGTTCGATCGTTACCTTTAAGGCCCCAAAATCCGTTGAAGTATTCGCAAGTTGTCTGGACATCtccggttaaaaaaaaaaaagtgatggtAAACTTCTCCATCAAAGGAAGGCGAGTCCCTGCAGGCCCCTTGTGGGCTGGAATTTGCAGGACTCCAAACTATGTCGTTTGGTGCATGCGTGGCTTAAAGAAACTCTGCCACTTTTATCCCATAGCAAACCTCACCACtttttgcggataaaaaaaaaaaaaacctcaccacTTTTTGTAAAAGGGAAAGCTCCAAACCTTACAACTGTTACAATTTAAGGAAAActtgtttaaaaaaatcaataatacCGAGAATTATATATAGCCAATAAACTCATAATGTCAAAAAATTAATACTACATTTTTCACTTAAAAGA
Coding sequences:
- the LOC131321821 gene encoding ATP-citrate synthase beta chain protein 2, which codes for MASGQLFSRTTQALFYNYKQLPIQRMLDFDFLCGRETPSVAGIVNPGSEGFQKLFFGQEEIAIPVHSAVEAACAAHPTADVFINFASYRSAAASSMAALKQPTIRVVAIIAEGVPESDTKQLIAYAKANNKVVIGPATVGGIQAGAFKIGDTAGTLDNIIQCKLYRPGSVGFVSKSGGMSNELYNSIARVTDGIYEGIAIGGDVFPGSTLSDHVLRFNNIPQIKMVVVLGELGGRDEYSLVEALKQGKISKPVVAWVSGTCARLFKSEVQFGHAGAKSGGEIESAQAKNQALRDAGAVVPTSYEAFEGAIKETFEKLAEEGKISPVKEVKPPQIPEDLNTAIKSGKVRAPTHIISTISDDRGEEPCYAGVPMSSIVEQGYGVGDVISLLWFKRSLPRYCTKFIEICIMLCADHGPCVSGAHNTIVTARAGKDLVSSLVAGLLTIGPRFGGAIDDAARYFKEAYDKGNSPYEFVENMKKKGIRVPGIGHRIKRGDNRDKRVELLQLFARTNFPSVKYMEYAVQVETYTLSKSNNLVLNVDGAIGSLFLDLLAGSGMFTKPEIDEIVEIGYLNGLFVLARSIGLIGHTFDQKRLKQPLYRHPWEDVLYTK